In Solea senegalensis isolate Sse05_10M linkage group LG6, IFAPA_SoseM_1, whole genome shotgun sequence, one genomic interval encodes:
- the LOC122771117 gene encoding protein CutA homolog: protein MRIGLPSAETLQGGSLKTLVLTVLLSVFMFQLLRTVGLRAFSMASETYMSGTLSAAFVTCPNDTVAKDLARGIVERKLAACVNIVPAITSVYEWQGKIEEDSEVLLMIKTRSSKVSALAEYVRSKHPYEVAEVISLPIEQGNPPYLKWVGEVVPE from the exons ATGCGCATTGGACTGCCCAGTGCAGAGACACTGCAAGGTGGATCCTTAAAAACTTTAGTTTTG ACGGTGCTcctgagtgtgtttatgttccAGCTGCTGAGGACTGTTGGATTGAGGGCGTTCTCCATGGCATCTGAGACGTACATGTCGGGCACTCTCTCTGCCGCCTTTGTGACCTGTCCTAACGACACAGTTGCTAAGGACTTGGCCAG GGGGATCGTGGAACGGAAACTGGCCGCGTGCGTCAACATCGTCCCAGCAATCACGTCTGT ATATGAATGGCAGGGGAAGATTGAGGAGGACAGTGAGGTGCTACTG atgattaaaacaagaaGCTCCAAGGTGTCCGCTCTGGCTGAATATGTGCG CTCTAAACATCCCTATGAAGTGGCCGAGGTCATCAGTCTGCCCATCGAACAGGGCAACCCTCCCTACCTCAAGTGGGTGGGCGAGGTCGTACCCGAGTAA
- the si:zfos-169g10.2 gene encoding somatostatin receptor type 5, with protein MEIIQATQVSLLSQETPTAMWSNNSVPPYSHFLLLSTPSEPLFSLSPTDGAFLFNTCQNCTKPESLPGLAGIFIPLIYGIVCVVGLLGNTLVIHVVVNYTRNESVTNIYILNLAIADELFMLGLPFLAVQNALLSWPFGSLMCRVVMTVDAINQFTSIFCLTVMSVDRYLAVVHPIRSSWWRRPHVAKAISATVWAVSIVVVLPVVVFADVLKDDGNCSIVWPEPADVWKTSFIVYTCTVGFFCPLLVICLCYLLIVIKVRSVGKRAQATSSRRRKSERKITRMVVVVVAVFVLCWLPFYALNIVNLLVVLPGDFRGLYFFVVVLSYANSCANPILYGFLSDNFKRGFRKALCRNSRRVKNNDRAGTEVQRPTEEWGGMVLQTLRSQDASNENRGDCGGKDAGEEMRARETKEICKKSEDGRHSEVTESSRTLVVQRNKSEPEDPGQIAQHAEITETTTAAVGKIRNSRSEPEDLLDKNSALEISYL; from the exons ATGGAGATCATCCAAGCCACCCAGGTTTCCTTGCTGTCTCAGGAAACCCCTACAGCTATGTGGAGTAACAACTCAGTTCCGCCCTACTCCCACTTCCTGCTCCTCTCCACTCCCTCGGAACCGCTTTTCAGCTTAAGCCCAACTGATGGCGCGTTTCTTTTTAACACCTGTCAGAACTGCACCAAACCTGAATCCCTTCCAGGTTTGGCCGGAATCTTCATCCCCCTCATCTACGGGATAGTATGTGTTGTTGGGCTGTTGGGAAACACTCTGGTCATCCATGTTGTTGTCAACTACACCAGGAATGAATCAGTCACCAACATCTACATTCTGAATTTAGCCATTGCTGATGAGCTATTTATGCTGGGTCTGCCCTTCTTGGCCGTGCAGAATGCTCTGCTGTCCTGGCCCTTCGGCTCTCTAATGTGCCGTGTCGTCATGACAGTGGATGCCATCAACCAGTTCACCAGCATCTTCTGCCTCACTGTAATGTCAGTCGACCGCTACCTGGCAGTGGTGCATCCCATTCGCTCCTCCTGGTGGCGGCGCCCTCATGTGGCCAAGGCTATCAGTGCCACTGTTTGGGCAGTGTCCATCGTGGTGGTGCTGCCAGTGGTGGTATTCGCCGACGTGCTGAAGGATGATGGGAACTGCAGCATCGTGTGGCCCGAGCCTGCTGACGTGTGGAAGACGTCCTTCATTGTGTACACGTGCACTGTTGGTTTcttctgccccctgctggtcatcTGCTTGTGCTACCTGCTGATTGTCATCAAG GTGCGAAGTGTTGGAAAGCGGGCGCAGGCCACATCCTCCCGACGCAGGAAGTCCGAGCGTAAAATCACAAGGATGGTAGTCGTGGTGGTGGCGGTGTTTGTCCTCTGTTGGCTACCGTTTTATGCTCTGAACATTGTCAACCTCCTGGTGGTACTGCCAGGCGACTTCAGGGGGCTCTACTTTTTTGTTGTGGTGCTCTCATATGCGAACAGCTGTGCCAACCCCATACTGTACGGATTTCTGTCCGACAACTTCAAGAGAGGCTTCAGGAAGGCGCTGTGCCGCAACTCACGCAGGGTGAAGAACAACGACAGGGCCGGCACTGAGGTACAGCGGCCCACGGAGGAGTGGGGTGGCATGGTGCTTCAAACGCTTAGGAGCCAAGACGCCAGCAACGAGAACAGGGGAGACTGTGGTGGAAAGGACGCAGGGGAAGAAATGCGCGCAAGAGAGACGAAGGAAATATGCAAAAAGTCAGAAGACGGACGCCACAGTGAAGTGACAGAGAGCTCAAGGACACTGGTCGTGCAGCGGAATAAGTCAGAGCCTGAGGATCCTGGTCAGATTGCCCAACATGCAGAAATAACTGAGACAACGACCGCTGCGGTCGGTAAAATTAGAAACAGCAGGTCAGAACCCGAAGACCTGCTGGACAAAAACTCTGCGCTTGAAATCAGTTACCTGTAA